Sequence from the Chelonoidis abingdonii isolate Lonesome George chromosome 1, CheloAbing_2.0, whole genome shotgun sequence genome:
ctaaggggaaaaaatcttcttgcttgtttgttttaaagttacTGCTTATGCTGCTGGTAAGGAACACACAATAATAGTAAAGTTGTTCTTCATCAGAAAGACAAAATGATAGCCGCCATATCTGGATCCTTTATGTTGGCTCCTCGTTTAACTTGTTTCACACCATAGCCCTGTAATGAGCTGTGCATAGGGAACCAGCACAGAACTCATTGCACATGCATGTTAACCTAGTAAGATCTCAGTTGGGAGGTTTCTGGAAATACAGTTAAGAATCCCAGTATCACACCTTTATTACCGAAGCACAAGACAGTAAAGGCCCAATTTaaagtttagttttatattttaatcccAGCATGGCAATTTCCAAACTCAATGTCACTTACCATCACACGCATGGGGGCTGTAAACTTTGGGTATAGACACCGTTCTGCTGCTGGGAATTCCATTCACCTCATCTGTTTGTAAACCTTCTTTCCTGCTAAGAGCAAAGATATGGGAAAACAGTACCACTGATCGTTTATTGCTCTTTAAAGAACATGAGGGATCATGACCATTAgtgctttttctttttgtataCAGCTGCTATCAAAACAAAGATTTCCAAAGCTGCTGAAAGCAGATGGCAGCTTGGAGAGAATTATTCCACCTTATCAGAAATGCTCAAATCTTAGCACATCCTATCCAGAACAGATTCTGACATGCTGGTTGGTTAAAGCAGATTTTTGACTACAAGGTACAATTTATCATATTCTGTGGGTGGGAAACTGAATAAGATACATCTATTACATATTTTCACTACTTGTTTAGGTAGTAAAAACTGTGTGCCTATAGAATTGCTCAGCATAGATGGACATTCagtacaaaaacaaaatacaaaagggGCTTGTAAAGGCTGGAGTGAAACTTGCTGTTCTGATaaggggggaggtaaattgtttgttttggtgATACCATTATTTTACAGTTCATGCAGCTTTTTTCCATGATGTCCAGTTTGACTCATTTCTTCTCAATGTGTACTGCTTGCTTATAGTGTCATTCCCTGGTTAGCATAATAAGGTAATAGAAAAAGATTACATGCATTTCTCCCACGACTTACCCATACTGCACTGATGATAGAATTCTAGTCTGAGTGTCTTTTTTGCAAAGATCAGTCCAAGGAATTAATGTTGTGGTCTGGCCTAAAAAGAGTAgttgaatgcagagtttatttttttatactGTCTATTATGTCTATTGTTGAATTACCAGCCTTTCACTACTTGATTTTTCTCAGGATAGTATTtagagcagaggtcagcaacctttcagaagtagtttgtcgagtcttcatttattcactctaatttaaggtttcatgtgccagtaatacattttaacgtttttagaaggtctttttctataagtctataatgaaactgttgttgtgtgtaaagtaaataaggtttttaaaatgtttaagaagcttcatttaaaattaaattaaaatgcagagccccctggactgctggccaggacccaggcagcgtgagtgccactgaaaatcagctcacatgccacctttggcatgcatgccataggttgcctacgcctgTTTTAGAGATTCAAAAAGCGCTGGCATGAGATGGCAATTTTTACATTAACAAAACCAtttttgaataataataatgaaatgaaaaaataaatgggCTGATTTCTGAAAATTAAGTTTAAACTTTGTAAAGGAAGGAGGTTTTGATGTTTGAAGGATTTGAAACACATCTAATTGCTAAAATCTATCTAAATTCCTACCATGTTCACCCATGTGCACTGTGCTAACTGATTGGTTGTTTGCTTTGTCTTGTTCCTTCCTTTTATCCCTCCAGTATAAGCCTTGCTCTTCCTGTTCCTCTCCATCCTTCATTTTCCCTTTATAGTCGTCTCCCTCTTGCAACCTTTTCCTTGGCCTTCATTTGCCaatggggcttcagccctgcacttAGGGATGTGTTGAAGgcttttgctgaatcagggccttcaaTGCAGCAAATATGTGGAACCTTTGGAATgtgtgcatgctgccatgctcAATAGCTGTTCTCTTATGAATAAGGTTTCCAGTGGTGCAAATGTGTCCTCTTAGTAAATGGCAGAAGGGATACAATCCATCTAAAAAACTAAATATCTAATTCATTTATAACTTTTTAGTGCCTTCCTAATGAGCACTTGAACCAGCTTCTATATGCACAGAATGGTGCTATTTCTTTGTCTATTCATTCTTGCATAGCTGTCTCCTTCACTCTCCCATCCCAATGACTTTTCAAGCTGGACCATTCGTAGGTCCTGCTTTGCCCTTTGTACACACACAGGTTTTTCAATTGGTTTCAATCAGTCTCTCATTAATTGAAGACCATTCAAACTGGGGCTCAGAACTTTTCTAAAGGCGAACTGCAGCTTCAAAAAGGTGGCATGTTTAAAATGAGAGCAGCAGAAAGTTCACCAAGTAAGATTATGGGGCCATTCTATAGGCCCAAAACCTGTCTTGAGAGGCTATTGTTTGTCCTGAGCCCTTGGGGTGTTGAGTACATTAtagaattcaaactgaacaaCATCCATCCTGTAAAGGCGCATTTGCACAGTCTCAAGTGTGATCGGTATGGCACAGAGTTCCAATCATAACAAGAAAAATTGTTCTGAAGTATACAGCCCTAGCAGTAAATTGTGTACTTATGCAAGGCACCCACATTCACGATACAATATAGGGAAGAAGAGTAATGACTGAAATCGAAACAAATTGACTACTCTGTTTTTCCAGTAAAAGCGGAAGTCTTAGAAATAAAACAAGCGTGCATTACATTTCACCAAGACACTCTTTTATAGCTCTTGTTCTCATTAGAGCCTGGGGTAAAACAGTGTACTTCAGTGGCAGAAAATACAGAACAGGATTTAGAACACCCTGCTCTGTATTTTACTTCCAAAATGATGGGGTATCACATGCTGTACAGGGGAGCTAcaagtttttcatgaaaaagcattttatttaaaCTCTAACCATTTCAAGTAGACTCgttaaaatgtttcaaatgcCATGCATCAGTGTCATGCTTTTCATTGCTTGTCTTTTCCTAGACTTCTAAGGAGTCTGAGAAATAAACTGTGAAATGACATATTTTGGGGCTGCCTGCTTTACCTTTCTTTCTGGCTGTTGCCATCTCTGCTAGCCGTTCATATTCCCTCTTAACATCCCATAGCTCTTCTTTCAGTCTGTGGTTTTCCTCATTTAGTTGGTGACAGAGTTCTCTCAACCTCCTGGACTCGCGTCTTAGTTGAAAAATCTCCTCATGCAGGTCCTGATTATAGGTTGCTAGTGGAGCATGCCTCTTGCTCATTGtgttcatctgtaaaataaaaatgggaTGGCATTATTTCATTGCTTATAGCATATAGATAATGCCTTGAGGGTAATTGTGGTGAGATTTTACGTTTTGGAGaaagaaactgtgtgtgtgtgtgtgtgtgtgtgtgtgtgtgtgtgtgtgtgtgtgtgagagagagataataaAGTATAGACATAAGAGTGGAAGCTAACTTCTTAAATGTGCTTTTGAAGTAAAATACATCTTCTCTGAGCTCTTGTAATGCTCATTTAAATACAGATCTGGGTTAAAATAATTCATAGAATTGCTTTGAATTCTACCTGCATGCTTTCCACAGCAAGAATAATTGCTTGGGAAGTTGCAGTAGTATAGGAAAGCCTAtaagatgattaaaaaaaatgattgaaaTATAATAATACTAATAGAGTAATAGCAGGGTACTATGCAAAATATGGTTAAACTATTTAAGCGCAGGCTGGCTGTGACTAATAATCTATCAACCAAGGAGAGAAATGTACATGTGTTCATGAGCCATACAAATCACCAAGTGTATCATGAAATCCCCAAACGATGTTGCCTACCTTTAAAACTGAAAGCAAATTTTATTATATCCATAAAAGATGTGGAGATGTTTCCCAGTAGCTTTCAGTGCTGTTCTTTAAAACTGGAACTGAAATATAACCATATTGCCCTGGATTGCTCATAAAtactaagaaaaacaagtttgttttactAAAGTAGCTACTTTGTCAATATTGGAACATTTCTTACAGTTAGGGGCCTAATCCCACAACCCATACGCACAGGGACCATCCCATGTGATGAAGGaattgacttcaattggattGCTCTCAGGAGTAAAGACTTGATGGATCAGGGCTTAATTACTGTACACCTCTGTTATCAATGAGATGGAGCTGATGTCCTGTTTTAAGGACTTGAGGTACTGTATAAAAAACACAGTACAAAGCCAGCatggtgggagtgggaggaaagAGAATGCACAGGCCTGAGTCTGTTTGATAAACCAGATATTCTCCTTGGTTCATTTTGCTACAATACAAGATaactgtacatatattttatgcATTAAATTGCATAGAAGTCTCGATTTGGTTAGccaaaaaagcaacaaaatgacAAGGACTCTTGTGAGAAGGGACAGTCCTGGGAGACAGAGTCCCCTTACGGCTCGGctcatttttccccctcttcccctttcCAGAAAGTCACACACTGGAATGGCTGTGGGGCTGGATGTGGCTTTCTCCTGAGTTTGCCAGTAACACACTGTCCATCAGCCAGAAGGGAAAGCTGGAGCAACGCTAGGCATCCAAATTCAAATTCACCTCGGCTTTATGTTCCCATTGTACTACAGAGTTAGCACAGCCAGTGCACGTTCTTCTTACACAACTCTGCATCACCCTTCTTTCCCCgtaatcagggccgcccagaggggaggggggggcaagaggggcaatttgccctgggacctgcaggggcccccatgagagttttttggggcccctggactggggtccttcactcgctccaggggccccggaaaactcttacgggacccccggagcttcttccggtcttcggcggcgggggatccttctgctctgggaccctccgccaaagtgccaggtcttcggtggcaatttggcagtgggggggccccctgccaccaaagtccccaggccccctgaatcctctgggcggccctgcccgtAATACACCATATTCTGAGTAAGTAGCCAGCAGCGAGGCCAGGGATGGCCAAACCGCAGCTCATGAGCAGCATGTGGCTCATTTACAGTTGAAGTGCAGCTTGCAGAGCCCCACACCTGCCCATTCTCCACATACcaaactggggtgggggcagcttggggtttctgccctgcagcagggtgaTGGTGCTaagggcttctgccagagatgactaGTGCCTGCTGAGGGGGCGGgtgcacaatttaaaggtttgccCCCTACAGTTTGAGTCATGCCCCCGAAACCCAAGCACACCCCTCTCTACTCTCAgtgggcccctccctgcagctgctaggtgtttgctgctgcctttccccGCAGCTGCCACTCCCAGCATGTTGGCTTCAGCAGCTGCCATGCATGGAGGGGGCCTGGCAGCAGCATGTGACTAAGTGGAGCCAGCAAACTCTGCAAAGATGGGGAGGTGGTACATGACCCTAtgtgcccccaccccatgtcATCTCTGGCTTTTCCCCAGCAGGGTGGGGAGTCTGGGGGCTTCAGTAGAGCAGGGCTAAAGCCCTGACCCCCAAAGGTGTTACCTGTGGGGCAGAAGACAGGGCAGAAGCCTCAAGGCGtccctccccccagggcaggCGTGTcccggctctcaaacttctgaagtttGTCATATGCGGCTCAAAGCTACTCTTGAGCTAGGCTTTCTCGGGCCTGGGAGGTTCCTTACCATTTCCTTGAgaagattattttcttctttggATTCCTTTATCTTCTGCAGATATTCAGATTTTAACTGAGccatttcatttttcagttgtGAAATCTCTTTGTCTGCATTTGCCAACTCCAGAACAGTAGCCTCATTGGCCTCCAGAAGATCACCGACCTGATTCTTAAGACTTGCTGTAAAACAAACATACCAGCATGTGTGACTTAGATATGTCAAAAGAGAAACATATCTCTTATTCTTTCTTTGACAATGCACTCCTAGGGAGAGAGAGCTGAGGCCTAGTGCTCTGAGCATCCAATTAGGAAATGGGAACTCCTAAGTCTTAATGACAACAAATCCATCTGTGGCCTGGGGCAATTCTTTAAATGGGGGTTGGGAGGATGGGTAATAAAATGTAGCTGCATCTCTGGCAAAGGGATTAGAGGTTAGTGGGTCTCATACTGTAGATCGGgcccccaaagtgggtcatgaccccatttcaATGGGGTCACTAGGGCTGGCATTAAACTTGCtcaggcccagggctgaagccaaaagaCTTCAGCTCTAGgcactggggctcaggttacagccccctgcatctggggcttcagctttggctttGTCCCAGCCTCCCTTCCCCGCCACCCACCTGGGGCCGTGGGGCTTGGGCttagggtcatgtagtaatttttgttattagaagggggttgcggtgcaatgaagtttgagaagtGCTTAATGTTTAGCTAGTGCTGAATATTATGCTTAATAAATACTGAACAAACATATATAGTGTCTTTCCAATGCAATATAGATGGAATGAAAGACAACATGAAGCTGAATACAGAGAAGGTTTCTTGAGGCTTGATCCTGCATACACTTATGTAGGTGCTTAACTGCTGGTACATGAGCAGTCCCCTTGAGGTCAATGGAACTATTAATGTGCCTAGAGTTTAGCAATACGTGTTTAGGTGATCGAGGTCTTAGTTAGTAGGAAGTTCTACTGATTAAAATTTGCCCATTCCCAGGTGGAAATGCTACCCTAGCAGCCACTATTTTTGCTCATGTGATTCCTTATTTGTGTATTAGAGGAGAGAAATAATGAGGAGCAagctcaaggggaaaaaaatccattaagtttctaaatagtctttttttcctttgtactGTACAGTTATTTTACAAATATTGGATTAGCTAGTTGTGTTAGTGGAGGGCAAAGTTGAGTAACAGGAATAAAAGCTCAATGTGATTAGCTAAGAGTTTTGATGTGTGGCTCCCTTTAGTGTTAGTAAGAGTTACAACTAAATTCCATCACTCATGGTACTACACTCATAGCATTTAATGTGGCAATATAAAGCAAAATACATGGTTTAGTGAATAGACTGGGGTGCAGAAGACCTGAGTTTACATACAAGTCACAGGCTCCTTGTATGATTTTGCAGAATCAGTTAATCTGCACTGTAGACTAGGGGAAATATTTTGTTACATCATGAAGAGAGATGTGAGGGAAAATGCCATGATGATTGTGTGGTACGATGGTGATGAGGTCTGAGTAAGTTCTCAGATAGTACCTGGATAATATAACTACATGTATTTTCTGTAATCACGTGCCTAGACCAGTGGTCCTCAAATTCTTCAGTGACATTTCATATCCATATGTCATTTAGCAAattctgcctcagctccttgttTTAagctacagcagaacctcagagttatgaacactttgggaatggaggttgttcgtaactctgaacaaaacgtgatggttctttcaaaagtttgcaactgaacattgacttaatacagctttgaaactttattatgcagaataaaaatcctgctttctctttattttttagtagtttacgtttaacacagtattgtcctttatttgctttttgtgtgggtcagggtggggcggggggggtgggtcTCTGTTGctcctgattgcgtacttctggttTCAAATGAAGTGTGCGGTTAAcaggtcagttcataactctggtgtttgtaactctgaggttctactgtagcttCTAATTGCTGGGTGAAAGATGTCCTGCCAAAAAGGATGTGCTAATCTGTGAATGTGTTCAACAAAGAAAAGGAACAACAGACTCAGATAAATGACATTGCTTCATACCAATTTGCTGCTGTAGTATTAAAGCTGAGTTGTGGTCCAAGTTGAGGTGACTGGGGGTTGCCATCTTTTCCTTAAAACTCCTTGCCTCCTGCTAATGAAATCCATTTGTTTAGCATTTATTACCAAGAAAATGTTAACACTTTTCCAGAGTTTTCTTCCCTTTATTACTTGATTtagttttcttttcattcttaTTATCATGCATACATTTACTCTTCACCTCATGTGTCTCCCTATTCTCCTTCATTCTTATGCTCCTTAGTAAATAAAAATGCGAAGCTGCTCCGAGTTTCAGTATTGCAGAACGTCGTCTGTTCTGACCATGAATCTGCAGCAGCTCAACAgttcaaaactatttttaatcTCCTTTCCTGGCATTGCCATCTGTCTAGTGAAGAGCCCAGATTATCTGTTTCTAAAGCATTTCATTCCTGTGTCCCAGATTTGCtacagcccttttaaaaaaattcctcacCAGTGTTAGCTGCATGGCTGTACGTGCTGATCCTGCGTaccaccaatttacaccagtgttttggttgaagttgtttgtttgttcacaTAAGCAAAACAGAGAGGCAAGGAAACAGGATGAAAAAATAGcttttgttattgctgctgcttTAAATGTTACTTCACAATATACTGCAGCTAAATGATTAATTTGGATTTTATTCAAGGACTGATTCTTATATCAACTTAACTGAATGTActtcaaataacattttttcacTTTGCTTGCTTGAAGTTATGCACAGCATTACTGTTTACAGAGTGCATTCAATAGTCATTAAGGGGGTTATGTCAGTTGTTTTTCCAGGTATCACTCAATCAAAACCTTTTATCAATGGGTAATATACACCGAGGACAAATTCTCATTTTCAACAGCAAGTGGTCCAAAATAAACATGTCTCCTAAGCTCTGTAGGATGTATGTCTGTGATCACATGAATGTATAATGGCATGTCTACTttagaaagagggagggaggaggggtatcAGAGGAGTGGGCAGTGTGTGCCAATAAGTTGCAACAAAGTATGCATAGATTGAGTGATGGCACAGTTCCAAGTATACTGCAAGACAGGAGACCACAAACAGCCTTCAACTGCCCCAAAAGTGCACTTTGGCCCTGATTGCATCATAGtagccaatgggagtcttcccagtgacttcaataggagtagaAAGAAGCCACTACTGGTCACTAATTTGCCCACTGGTACCCTTGCTAAAAGACTTTTCTTTGTGAGGTGGAGCACATGTGTGTAATGTGTCCTTTCCGCTAAAACACAGTTCATGGTGAAAGAATGGTTCTCTCTATTATTGTTAGCTTACTTTTTTTTATAACActtgtcttatttttttcttctgaagatCTTTGGACTCTTTGGGTCCCTCTTTTCTTCTGTTACCCAGCAGCAATTTCTGATTCAAATGCCTCCTTCAGCTCGCCACATCATTTCTCAAAAATGAAATTGAGGATACTGAATAACTAAttttatgattttcttttttatgacAGTTGACCATGACCAGTGGGCCACACCCTGCTGCCAACTAGGCATCTGAAGTCCAGGAGCAGGGAGCAATTAACACTGCCGttctcccctgccacacacacccccccaccaccaccaaaaagaaaGCACTTCTGAAATCTGTCAAACAGACACAACTCACAGGGAACAAAGGACCAGGCCTTGAACTGATggttttaaattgtgtgtgtatatatatttcaaaTCTAGTTGACACTAAGCCCGCAAGGTATATTCTCTTCTCAATACATGCACATAGCTGCACTTCTCATTAATGGTAATTATGGACTAGATTTTCAAACGAGTTACATGGGACATTCCATGCTTAAGTTGCATTTAGTTGCCGTGACTGAATGAATCGGGTAACAGAGTTCAAAGGGCCCATTCTAAGAACTTTTACATGCTGATCTTTCATCTGCATATGTAATTGTCAAACATACCCTGcttgttaggaaaaaaaaaatctaatcacaTTTGCCCACTGAACGTGTAGCACTCAGTAAAAAGCTATTACACCAAAGTATATGCAATGCAACAGCACCAAATCTAAAATTAACTGCCCTGCTATTGAGACAAAAACCCATACACACATGGACACATCCCTTGATTTTTGCAACCCTCTGTTTATTCATGTGACTATTCTGGGGATGGCAAAGTGGAGAAAAAGGACTAATATCAACAAATTAATCTCCAATTATATAATTACTGTTTTTTGGATATCTTCAAAAGAGGAACAAATCTGGAATCATCAGTAGTTTATAAAGATTTGTTCCCAACT
This genomic interval carries:
- the LOC116823321 gene encoding uncharacterized protein LOC116823321 codes for the protein MATPSHLNLDHNSALILQQQIASLKNQVGDLLEANEATVLELANADKEISQLKNEMAQLKSEYLQKIKESKEENNLLKEMMNTMSKRHAPLATYNQDLHEEIFQLRRESRRLRELCHQLNEENHRLKEELWDVKREYERLAEMATARKKGQTTTLIPWTDLCKKDTQTRILSSVQYGRKEGLQTDEVNGIPSSRTVSIPKVYSPHACDERQQECSKSNASSVSMNSESTEILITGYHDTGLKKESKRNTKDGACEEIPEPCDDDLSAASQQNRTRHQNSLQHDTDVTGSLSAMDTCSKSAMSRTPVGKMVLPGRPFAPRNVTDLKVGNLVKFSHPAGKISKGTIKYLGHLLGREDVYLGVEMEGSEEGEHDGTFQGTRYYLCKPNKGVFVNFSKVIMAWE